The proteins below are encoded in one region of Stieleria sp. JC731:
- a CDS encoding glycoside hydrolase family 76 protein, which yields MTKKITCLAFLLICIQPFVPAFAQDSDSNKNEFYKQEMKSLQAAIQKHFVDQTSGNYLLVVDPNKRERKDGYLREYTYIWSLCAMFQAVNEIEKVDPKSKLVDAMIESMDPYWDPAPPVAGYSDYLMALKPGERYYDDNQWIGITALDAYERTGKESYLSLGKSMYDFMMGGYDDVLGGGIYWKDISKETKNACSNGPGVLVALQMYLATKDEKYLDSALKIYDWTNKTLQTPSKLYYDNISPKDGSINKAIFSYNTGTMLQSNLYLYEITGEAKYLNEANAIAESSLEYFYGRDRFRDDYWFNAVLLRAYQHLLKHNSDLKYVRAFKRCLDNTLRRHKTEQGLFARRGEVRSLVEHGGMLEILARFAWLEDHVDLASE from the coding sequence ATGACAAAAAAGATTACCTGCCTCGCGTTCCTGCTGATCTGCATCCAGCCCTTTGTGCCTGCATTTGCGCAGGATTCCGACTCAAATAAGAACGAGTTCTACAAACAAGAAATGAAGTCGCTTCAGGCGGCAATCCAGAAGCACTTTGTCGATCAGACATCTGGCAACTACCTACTGGTCGTCGACCCGAACAAGCGTGAACGAAAGGACGGCTACCTTCGCGAGTACACCTATATCTGGTCTTTGTGCGCGATGTTCCAAGCGGTCAATGAGATTGAAAAAGTTGATCCTAAGTCAAAGCTAGTCGATGCGATGATCGAGAGCATGGATCCATACTGGGATCCGGCTCCGCCAGTGGCTGGGTACTCAGACTACCTCATGGCTCTGAAACCAGGCGAACGATATTACGACGACAACCAATGGATCGGCATCACCGCTTTGGACGCATACGAACGTACGGGCAAGGAATCGTACCTAAGCCTAGGAAAGTCAATGTATGACTTCATGATGGGTGGCTACGATGATGTGCTCGGCGGAGGGATCTACTGGAAGGACATTTCAAAAGAAACCAAGAATGCATGCTCCAACGGTCCGGGAGTCTTGGTCGCTTTGCAGATGTATTTGGCGACCAAGGATGAAAAGTATCTCGATTCGGCTCTAAAGATTTACGATTGGACCAACAAAACTCTGCAGACTCCATCAAAGCTGTACTACGACAACATCAGCCCCAAAGATGGCAGCATCAACAAGGCGATCTTCTCCTACAACACCGGTACGATGCTTCAATCGAATCTGTACCTGTATGAGATCACCGGCGAAGCAAAGTATCTAAACGAGGCCAATGCAATTGCCGAAAGCTCGTTGGAGTATTTTTACGGACGCGATCGCTTCCGCGACGACTACTGGTTCAACGCGGTTCTACTACGAGCCTATCAGCATCTGCTCAAACACAATTCCGATTTGAAGTACGTTCGCGCGTTCAAGCGATGCCTCGACAATACGCTGCGTCGTCATAAAACCGAACAGGGTCTATTCGCCCGCCGTGGTGAAGTCCGCAGCCTGGTCGAGCACGGCGGGATGCTAGAAATCCTAGCCAGATTCGCGTGGCTCGAAGATCACGTCGATTTGGCAAGCGAGTAA
- a CDS encoding FKBP-type peptidyl-prolyl cis-trans isomerase, with translation MKNRLLLCVLGCALITTGCRSAAKRSDEIPSEFLSADVAETPAAPAPWNSVTFFDRPDFQTGTGPVDAGEKPEFIATDSGLRYRVLRATDRKKPTAGSTVTVNYRGWLHSGKVFDSSYERGKPTTFPLGNVIAGWTEGMQLVGEGGMIELWIPSKLGYGEGGSPGSIPPHSHLHFIVELVDVQ, from the coding sequence ATGAAAAATCGGTTGCTATTGTGTGTTTTGGGCTGCGCATTGATCACGACGGGATGTCGTTCAGCCGCGAAACGTAGCGACGAAATTCCGTCCGAGTTTCTGTCTGCTGACGTTGCAGAGACTCCTGCGGCCCCAGCACCGTGGAATAGCGTCACATTTTTCGATAGGCCGGATTTTCAAACGGGTACCGGACCGGTCGACGCAGGGGAAAAGCCAGAGTTTATTGCGACCGATTCGGGATTGCGTTACCGTGTCCTTAGAGCGACCGACAGAAAGAAGCCAACCGCTGGCAGTACCGTCACCGTCAATTATCGTGGTTGGCTGCATAGCGGCAAAGTCTTTGACAGCTCTTATGAGCGTGGCAAGCCAACAACATTTCCATTGGGGAATGTTATCGCCGGTTGGACCGAGGGCATGCAATTGGTTGGTGAAGGCGGCATGATCGAACTTTGGATCCCATCAAAATTGGGGTATGGCGAAGGCGGTTCACCGGGATCGATCCCTCCGCATTCGCATCTGCACTTCATCGTCGAACTCGTCGACGTCCAGTAG
- a CDS encoding PEP-CTERM sorting domain-containing protein (PEP-CTERM proteins occur, often in large numbers, in the proteomes of bacteria that also encode an exosortase, a predicted intramembrane cysteine proteinase. The presence of a PEP-CTERM domain at a protein's C-terminus predicts cleavage within the sorting domain, followed by covalent anchoring to some some component of the (usually Gram-negative) cell surface. Many PEP-CTERM proteins exhibit an unusual sequence composition that includes large numbers of potential glycosylation sites. Expression of one such protein has been shown restore the ability of a bacterium to form floc, a type of biofilm.), with the protein MRQVFYSIAIFAIGVSCFPDSSTAAVITWGAVQATTTSAADDIVDGGEVILAINGQSQLNSSSRRPGSVVLDGITFQSLDYDQFLGASAIDDQRSLSLPEGRTTGDADYDVFLNHVAFVNTSNATNTANTGLSGTNTNAVYPIQGLTAGQNYLIQLWYTDERTWLDPRTAIFGDNESTESVVTLPGRGANGFGNFVIGNFTADATTQDLRIAIDAAQRSHLTGLMVRAIPEPSAASLLGFTSLLLVARRRKR; encoded by the coding sequence ATGCGACAGGTTTTCTATTCAATCGCGATCTTTGCGATCGGAGTTTCTTGTTTTCCCGATTCTTCCACCGCTGCGGTCATTACCTGGGGAGCCGTCCAAGCGACGACGACCAGTGCTGCCGATGACATCGTCGACGGTGGTGAAGTCATCCTGGCAATCAATGGTCAGAGCCAACTCAATAGCAGCTCGCGACGCCCCGGATCAGTGGTCCTCGATGGCATCACATTCCAATCTCTCGATTACGATCAGTTTCTCGGAGCATCGGCAATCGACGATCAACGTTCACTGTCGCTTCCCGAAGGACGTACCACCGGCGATGCAGACTACGACGTATTTCTAAATCATGTCGCGTTCGTGAACACATCCAACGCGACAAACACTGCGAACACAGGCCTGTCGGGGACGAACACAAACGCGGTCTACCCGATCCAAGGATTGACCGCTGGCCAGAATTACTTGATCCAACTGTGGTACACCGACGAACGGACTTGGCTTGATCCTCGGACCGCCATCTTTGGCGACAATGAATCGACCGAGAGCGTGGTGACGCTTCCGGGACGTGGAGCCAACGGATTCGGAAACTTTGTCATCGGCAACTTTACAGCCGATGCGACCACTCAAGATTTGCGAATCGCCATTGACGCGGCACAGCGGTCCCATCTGACAGGATTGATGGTTCGTGCCATCCCCGAACCGTCCGCCGCTTCGCTACTTGGTTTCACTTCGCTGCTGCTGGTAGCTCGACGAAGAAAACGTTGA
- a CDS encoding DUF4038 domain-containing protein — translation MTRTNFNTSVCTSQLVQSAVLTSVFWLAAFARADERIIIEDSLVGSTKGTVVGGQLSPNGYQPKEKTRHILYRLPLTIRHGYMEFEVHGMSPDIPEDSSHAFFGMYEGRGLEEPIKYAMDFRENHFRFHGHWRQNRNSFKAVISCARPSQDNNETTPAIFETKNGKANRDWSEEPTGDNFDWDPKRWHKFRVAWGEGRFEVAIDGKQVWAVQNAPFEYAPLEQRIWLGSAPGRDNKLHNELPKITYRNFRLVALSPENQPQKSTSDVQLNRAATWTQPLRVDAKYPHHFRNEDNDHPFIFNKTAWHYFTCRHPEITLDRAQRIGANVIRVHLEGNPYNEALGLDAWPWGGSRQSPDFDSFNDDYWDEVESRIKAAGERGIGLNLTLFMKLKLPDRPESFQRVLPYLRRVIDRLAKYPNIFCWEVHNEHSNNPDFQAQVGRFMKTNDPFKRPVISSNGTTDNPLWPNADWMDMALVHHCTGSTPTYDLRDWYLAIARNLRVFGKPAFNNEPGRERRHANNDAVHRRKQLWIAAASGGYTTWHSWDGCEGIDDSVYAAKGEQYVRPFVDWWSARDFWRVDPTFTTLTLSDTDPNRNELIPAVLTSQTKDLTLAYLFTRSGGLEIKDQNVLLRLQDGRYRVAFYKPASGKVIGQTIAIEASRRQGVQTLKLPTFTDDLALQIEQIRKGENTLIDGTQ, via the coding sequence ATGACACGAACGAACTTCAATACTTCAGTTTGCACTTCACAGCTCGTTCAATCCGCAGTGTTAACGAGCGTGTTTTGGCTCGCGGCCTTCGCTCGCGCCGACGAACGGATCATCATCGAAGACAGCTTGGTCGGTTCGACCAAAGGCACCGTTGTCGGCGGCCAGCTTTCGCCAAACGGCTATCAACCGAAAGAGAAAACGAGACATATTCTCTATCGGCTGCCTCTCACGATAAGACACGGCTACATGGAATTCGAAGTCCACGGAATGAGCCCTGACATTCCAGAGGATTCGTCTCATGCCTTCTTTGGCATGTACGAGGGCCGAGGCCTGGAAGAGCCAATCAAATACGCGATGGATTTTCGCGAGAACCATTTCCGATTCCATGGACACTGGCGGCAAAACCGCAATTCATTCAAAGCCGTCATCTCCTGTGCTCGTCCAAGCCAAGATAACAACGAGACGACGCCGGCGATCTTTGAAACCAAGAACGGCAAAGCCAACCGTGATTGGTCAGAAGAACCGACCGGTGACAACTTCGATTGGGACCCGAAACGATGGCATAAATTTCGCGTCGCCTGGGGCGAAGGTCGTTTCGAAGTCGCCATCGATGGCAAACAGGTTTGGGCGGTCCAAAACGCACCCTTCGAATATGCTCCCCTCGAACAACGTATTTGGCTCGGCAGTGCACCGGGAAGGGACAACAAGTTGCACAACGAGCTTCCCAAGATCACTTATCGCAATTTTAGACTCGTCGCCCTGTCGCCTGAAAATCAGCCGCAAAAATCTACTTCCGACGTGCAACTAAACCGGGCTGCCACCTGGACTCAGCCATTGCGTGTCGATGCGAAATACCCACACCATTTCCGCAATGAAGACAACGATCATCCATTCATCTTCAACAAGACTGCTTGGCATTATTTCACTTGTCGACATCCTGAAATTACACTCGATCGCGCACAAAGGATCGGTGCCAATGTCATTCGCGTTCATCTGGAAGGGAACCCGTACAACGAAGCGTTGGGCTTGGATGCGTGGCCCTGGGGTGGATCTCGACAATCACCGGACTTCGACAGCTTTAACGATGACTACTGGGATGAAGTTGAATCACGTATCAAAGCCGCTGGCGAACGAGGCATTGGGCTGAACCTGACTTTGTTCATGAAGCTGAAACTGCCCGATCGACCGGAGTCATTCCAGCGAGTCCTTCCCTACCTGCGACGCGTCATCGATCGCTTGGCCAAGTACCCGAACATTTTTTGTTGGGAGGTACACAATGAACATTCAAATAACCCCGACTTTCAAGCACAGGTGGGTCGGTTCATGAAAACCAATGACCCATTCAAACGACCTGTGATTTCTTCCAACGGAACGACCGACAATCCACTTTGGCCCAATGCGGACTGGATGGACATGGCGTTGGTCCATCACTGCACCGGCAGCACTCCGACGTATGACTTGCGTGACTGGTACCTTGCGATTGCACGCAACCTTCGCGTCTTTGGCAAACCCGCATTCAACAATGAACCCGGACGTGAACGCCGTCATGCCAACAACGATGCCGTCCACCGCCGCAAACAACTTTGGATCGCAGCAGCCTCCGGTGGCTACACGACTTGGCATTCCTGGGACGGTTGTGAAGGCATCGACGATTCGGTCTATGCCGCGAAAGGGGAACAGTATGTTCGCCCATTTGTTGACTGGTGGTCTGCGAGAGATTTTTGGCGCGTCGACCCCACCTTTACCACGCTTACTTTGTCAGACACCGACCCAAATCGAAACGAGTTGATCCCGGCTGTCCTTACATCACAAACCAAAGACCTCACACTGGCCTATTTATTCACACGCAGTGGCGGTTTAGAGATCAAGGATCAGAACGTGCTACTGCGACTGCAAGACGGTCGTTATAGAGTAGCGTTCTACAAACCGGCGTCTGGCAAGGTGATCGGTCAGACCATCGCAATCGAAGCCAGTCGGCGACAAGGCGTCCAAACGCTCAAACTGCCAACCTTCACCGACGACCTAGCGTTGCAGATCGAACAGATCCGAAAGGGCGAGAACACGTTGATTGATGGAACGCAATGA
- a CDS encoding DUF1593 domain-containing protein gives MMYRTITTIAFLIVIPFADVTSAQPSNEISSVQKQSLKGGALAGQRMRVLISTDIGGSDPDDFQSLVHLLLYADVLDIEGLISSPPNAGRLQHIHEVLDAYESDYHRLLDNSGRSFPSPDELRKLSVQGAIASASPKGWDEPSDGSRLLIEKAKANDERPLWVLVWGSLTDVAQAVHDDPSIKSQLRVYSIGSWNTRQDEASRAYLFEQHSDLWWIESDTTFRGMYIGGDQEGDQDNKAFPRRHVQGHGALGDLFWSKKRDIKMGDTPSLLYLLKGQADKPESAHWGGAFVKTDHGPNYWTDNPSPALSDGNRPGAKTVNRWRSDFLIDWQQRMDWLRD, from the coding sequence ATGATGTATCGAACGATCACCACCATCGCTTTTCTAATTGTCATTCCGTTCGCTGATGTTACTTCGGCTCAGCCAAGCAACGAGATTTCTTCAGTCCAAAAACAGAGTCTGAAAGGTGGCGCGTTGGCCGGTCAGCGGATGCGAGTGTTGATCTCGACTGACATCGGTGGCTCTGACCCCGACGATTTTCAATCTTTGGTGCATCTGCTGCTCTACGCTGATGTATTGGACATCGAAGGATTGATCTCATCGCCACCAAATGCCGGACGATTGCAGCACATTCACGAAGTCTTGGACGCTTACGAGTCTGACTACCATCGATTGCTCGACAACTCGGGGAGGTCATTTCCATCGCCTGATGAACTGCGCAAACTGTCCGTTCAAGGCGCGATCGCGTCAGCGTCTCCAAAAGGCTGGGACGAGCCGAGCGATGGTTCAAGATTGCTAATCGAGAAAGCCAAAGCAAACGACGAACGCCCGCTGTGGGTTTTGGTTTGGGGCAGTCTCACTGATGTCGCACAAGCGGTTCACGATGATCCATCAATCAAATCACAACTTCGTGTCTATTCGATCGGATCTTGGAATACACGCCAGGACGAAGCGTCGCGAGCGTATCTATTCGAGCAGCATTCTGATTTATGGTGGATCGAAAGCGACACGACGTTTCGCGGAATGTATATCGGCGGCGATCAAGAGGGCGATCAGGACAACAAAGCTTTTCCGCGACGCCATGTTCAAGGACATGGTGCCCTGGGAGATCTTTTCTGGAGCAAGAAACGCGATATCAAAATGGGCGATACTCCGTCGCTGCTGTACCTGCTGAAAGGTCAGGCCGATAAGCCGGAGTCTGCTCATTGGGGCGGAGCATTTGTAAAGACCGATCACGGGCCCAACTACTGGACGGACAACCCGTCGCCGGCACTAAGCGACGGAAATCGACCTGGAGCAAAAACAGTGAATCGTTGGCGATCCGATTTTTTAATCGATTGGCAACAACGAATGGATTGGTTGAGAGATTAG
- a CDS encoding nitroreductase family protein: MPDPTELTTPEFRSVAKTIKSRVTLKVLADTANPFELSEANVQSNNAIVLESLEVAGMAPFHYDRGVDSIAEPWRASVLWHEDCRRVAALLDQWGGSESSAGKLPAMFSACGAAVLITWLPQFRNAAEAKQEQVDVDDEHLAATSAMVQNLLLLLTASGMGTYWSSGGILKLPHVNQRLGISNGEKLIALVFAEYPETMQLAAERKPGKHRDSRSHRWIRTVNL, translated from the coding sequence GTGCCCGATCCTACTGAATTGACGACGCCAGAATTTCGTTCCGTTGCCAAGACCATCAAGTCGCGTGTGACATTGAAAGTCCTTGCCGATACCGCAAATCCGTTCGAGCTATCCGAGGCAAACGTCCAATCAAACAATGCGATCGTACTTGAATCACTTGAAGTCGCTGGCATGGCTCCCTTTCACTACGATCGTGGAGTCGACTCGATTGCAGAGCCGTGGCGAGCGTCGGTGCTATGGCACGAAGATTGTCGCCGTGTCGCAGCTCTGCTGGATCAATGGGGCGGATCTGAAAGCTCTGCAGGAAAACTGCCGGCAATGTTTTCGGCTTGCGGCGCCGCCGTGTTGATCACGTGGCTGCCACAGTTCCGCAACGCCGCTGAAGCCAAGCAGGAGCAGGTCGATGTCGATGACGAACACTTGGCGGCCACATCAGCAATGGTACAAAATTTGTTGCTGTTACTAACCGCATCAGGTATGGGCACCTACTGGTCCAGCGGTGGAATCCTTAAACTGCCTCACGTCAATCAACGCCTGGGAATCAGCAACGGCGAAAAGTTGATTGCTTTAGTTTTCGCCGAATACCCCGAAACGATGCAGCTTGCCGCCGAACGCAAACCCGGCAAGCACCGAGACAGCCGATCCCATCGCTGGATCCGCACCGTCAATCTGTAG
- a CDS encoding DUF1611 domain-containing protein produces MTETAPLSGYRRILLLTDGYSTPFLAKTAISLLRYRTEDVIAVLDSEHAGKDAGELFATGHGVPVVDYLVEGTDAIFIGIAPPGGKLPAAWHPILREALTKGIDVVSGLHDFLSADEALVALAEQNGRQLIDVRKNTEKETATGQPFRQGCLRIHTVGQDCSVGKMVASVEVQQELSRRGHDAKFLATGQTGIMISGEGVPIDCVVADFVNGAAERLVRRNDQHEILLIEGQGSISHPAFSAVTHGLLHGCAPDGLIFVYEVGRKEVKGLDGIPLLPLKRLIETYELVASLRNPCRMIGIAMNGRKISEDEAAREKATLEAELGLPVCDVYRDGAGVLADAVEKLQKELNP; encoded by the coding sequence GTGACAGAAACAGCTCCGTTATCGGGCTATCGGCGGATATTATTGTTGACCGATGGTTATTCAACACCTTTCCTTGCGAAGACTGCGATCAGCTTGTTGCGGTACCGAACGGAGGACGTGATCGCGGTGTTGGATAGCGAGCATGCTGGAAAAGATGCGGGCGAGCTGTTTGCTACGGGGCATGGTGTTCCTGTGGTTGATTACTTGGTCGAGGGGACTGATGCGATCTTCATTGGAATCGCGCCACCGGGCGGTAAATTGCCAGCGGCGTGGCATCCGATCCTTCGTGAGGCGCTTACTAAAGGCATCGATGTCGTTTCCGGTTTGCACGACTTTCTTTCCGCCGATGAGGCATTGGTCGCGCTGGCTGAGCAAAACGGAAGGCAGCTTATTGACGTCCGTAAGAACACCGAGAAAGAGACCGCGACGGGACAGCCTTTTCGCCAAGGGTGTTTGAGAATTCATACCGTCGGTCAAGATTGTTCGGTCGGCAAAATGGTCGCTTCGGTCGAGGTCCAGCAGGAGCTTTCACGGCGTGGGCATGACGCAAAGTTTTTGGCCACTGGGCAAACCGGGATCATGATTTCCGGCGAAGGCGTGCCCATCGATTGCGTCGTCGCTGACTTCGTTAACGGGGCTGCCGAACGCTTGGTGCGTCGCAACGACCAACACGAAATATTGTTAATCGAAGGACAAGGTTCGATATCGCATCCGGCGTTTTCCGCCGTGACCCATGGATTGTTACATGGTTGTGCGCCCGACGGATTGATCTTTGTCTACGAGGTTGGACGTAAAGAAGTCAAAGGGCTCGATGGGATACCTCTGCTGCCACTGAAGCGACTGATTGAAACTTATGAACTCGTGGCTTCGTTGCGAAACCCATGTCGAATGATTGGCATCGCGATGAACGGTCGAAAAATCAGTGAGGATGAAGCGGCTCGCGAAAAAGCAACGCTGGAAGCGGAGCTAGGGCTACCGGTTTGCGACGTCTATCGAGACGGTGCGGGAGTCCTCGCAGACGCTGTCGAGAAATTGCAAAAGGAGCTGAACCCGTGA
- a CDS encoding dipeptide epimerase, translated as MKIRLHPVKLPLEYEFTIARGSMTTQESLVVELEHEGQRGFGEVTANEYYGHSIESMSDSVLACAEAIESYQFGHPAELWQLLQPKLYKDMFALSALDLAAYDLFGKLSARWTYEILGLAWEQIPQSSYTIGIDEIDVMVSKLRANAGWEIYKIKLGTKHDVEIVRRLREVTSAVFRIDANCGWTAEQAIEYSHELKELGVEFIEQPLPADSKKKHHRKVFEESSLPIIADENCLVEADVARCEGLFHGVNVKLCKCGGLTPAVRMLQEAKRLGMKTMVGCMVESSVGISGAAQLAPLLDYADLDGAVLISKDVAEGVTIEKGKIKLNDLFGSGVNYFSEMTPP; from the coding sequence GTGAAGATTCGGTTGCATCCGGTCAAGCTACCGCTCGAGTATGAATTCACGATTGCTCGTGGTTCCATGACGACTCAAGAATCGTTGGTCGTCGAATTGGAACACGAAGGCCAACGCGGATTTGGCGAAGTCACCGCCAATGAGTACTACGGACATTCGATCGAATCGATGTCCGACTCTGTGCTGGCATGCGCCGAGGCAATTGAGTCCTATCAGTTCGGGCACCCAGCGGAATTGTGGCAGCTTCTGCAGCCCAAGCTTTATAAGGACATGTTCGCGCTGTCTGCACTTGATCTCGCGGCCTATGACTTGTTTGGCAAGCTAAGTGCAAGATGGACCTACGAGATCTTGGGTTTGGCATGGGAGCAGATTCCACAGTCAAGTTACACGATAGGGATCGACGAGATCGATGTAATGGTTTCCAAGCTGCGGGCGAATGCCGGATGGGAAATCTACAAAATCAAACTGGGGACTAAGCATGACGTCGAAATCGTTCGCCGATTGCGTGAGGTCACTTCGGCAGTTTTCCGTATCGACGCGAACTGCGGTTGGACCGCCGAGCAAGCGATCGAATATTCCCACGAGCTGAAAGAATTGGGAGTCGAATTTATTGAGCAGCCGTTGCCAGCAGACTCGAAAAAGAAGCATCACCGGAAAGTCTTCGAAGAGTCGTCTTTGCCAATCATTGCCGACGAAAATTGCCTTGTCGAAGCGGACGTCGCACGCTGCGAAGGCCTGTTCCATGGTGTGAATGTCAAACTATGCAAATGTGGCGGGCTGACCCCAGCGGTGCGGATGTTGCAAGAGGCAAAACGGCTGGGAATGAAGACGATGGTCGGTTGCATGGTCGAAAGCTCCGTTGGCATTTCCGGCGCTGCACAGCTTGCTCCGCTTTTGGACTATGCCGATTTAGACGGGGCTGTCTTGATATCCAAAGACGTCGCCGAGGGCGTGACGATCGAAAAAGGTAAGATCAAGTTGAACGACCTATTCGGTAGCGGCGTGAACTACTTCAGTGAAATGACGCCGCCTTAG